ACACGCGAACGTTTGTCTTACtgttttcgttatacttttggttttggcataacctcgtttatagtcgtactgtccatttgccagagtcacatttcaacaaaggagattttctcgaaagtgttcccttttgttatttcatttgaattttctaccgacatgaatctaaacgatattcgtataatttttttgtacgagTACAAACTTGGCaataatgctgcaaaagctgcacggaacataaaccaagcgttcggagagaatacagttaatgatcgaaaagtgcagcgttggtttgaaaaatttaggtccggtgatttttcactacaaaatgatccgcgtgggagacccaaaacgtctatgaaaaatgatgatccgaaggcattggtggaagcggatccaactgtatccacgagggaacaggctaccaggatgaaaattgaccATACAACAATATTGCAACATCTTTCTGAAATGggcaaggtgaagaaaatggataagtgtGTACCGCACGAACTAACCGAGCGAAATAAGCTGAATCGGTTGAACGCATGTtcatcgttactatcccgatttcatcgagagccattgaaatatgATGTTTTGCAGCATCCAGCCTATTCACCCTatctctcgccaaccgactttcatttttttaaacatttagaactgCTTCTACGAGCTAAacggtatgaaaatgaagacagtttgaaaaattcgatatcagagtttattgattctaaagatcagaatttttttaagacagaCATCTACgctttaaagtctcgttggaaaaagtgtatcgaagcgaatggagcatattttgatcgaataaacagcttttgaaaaaagatacgcagttttatatattcacttaaaaatccgacatttcatgtgCACCAACCCAATAATATATTTGGTATTAGGTATACTATATTCAAGTGCAGATTACACGTTGTAGCGGAAAAAGCAAGCCAATGTGAAAACTGCATACGCCAAATGTATACCGCAATCTAGAGGGAGAACAGACGTGACACATATCTTTCAAATTTACTCACCTATCGAGACTCATGAGGACTAACGTATAAACACTGGCATAAGCAGTGACGATGATGAGGTACTGAACCATCTTGCACCAGATGTTGCCGAAGGGCCAATACGGTAGGACAAAATCGGTTGCAGTGAACGGAATACAAAAAATGACGAACAATAGATCCGCCACGGCCAGATTGATGATTAGGATGTTTGTCGTTGATCTCATGCCAGGATTCGCGGCGACCACGATGACAACCAGAGAGTTCCCGACGAGTCCAAGGATGCCGATCATCCCGAAGAAGATCGGCACCACGATCGCCACGATTTTTTCCACACGCTTAAGATCCGAACTATAATCGAGCTCTTTCATAAAGCTCTCGCTTGTGTTCTGCATCGAGACGTTCGTGAAATTTTCCTTCATTTCGTTCAATGCGAACTCCATCTCTTGAAGCATCGTGTATCGCGTGCAAGGACCGATGAAATTATAGCCtaggctaatggaacttcgagtTACCGATCGACTTTAATCGATTTCAATCGAGAAATCGCGCAATTAGAAGGTTCGATCCGATTCGTTTCTACTCGAGTTTCATTTCAATTCTAAGTAGACTGATATTGTTGTTGCTTTTATCTATTACACGGTAATTGCATCGAGCTAGTAAATACAGTTGTCTAATAAACTCTACACGTATCTTTTGTTTCTATAATTTATCCACTATTCGATGTGAATACGTTTGACGCGTGCGACGTCCGAAAATTCATGGAAATACGTAGGATTCTCAAACATTCTCGATTCTCACGTTTCACGTTCAAGATCCCAAGTACGATCTCCCTTCGACTGATCGTGGacctgaaaaggagaaaacatttttcatttgacgTAATTAATTATCTTATACTTCGAACTGTTGCAATTCGAAGGAAATCGATGTCTAAAATTATGTTCGTTTATACAGATTTAGGCTATAACTAAACCATGAGAAATAACATTCGGAAGCTACTAAATCGGGCAGAGATAACTGGCAGTGCAACATTGCTCGTGCAGTAGAATCGTTTGATTATTATAGCTCAAATTATCCTGGATCGCGGAGCTGAAATTTCACCAAGACAGACAGACAGTGTTCCGATTTAGATTTGAAATTCACAAATTCTGCCAATTCGTCGAACGTCAATCTCCGTAAAAGCACGAATGGCAAGGGAAGACTGAATGTAAATCTTTCATGCGCGTAGCGTCAAATATTTCGCAATTTCTCTATGCGACTTAACGATTATTTT
The Lasioglossum baleicum unplaced genomic scaffold, iyLasBale1 scaffold2173, whole genome shotgun sequence genome window above contains:
- the LOC143221294 gene encoding allatostatin-A receptor-like — its product is MLQEMEFALNEMKENFTNVSMQNTSESFMKELDYSSDLKRVEKIVAIVVPIFFGMIGILGLVGNSLVVIVVAANPGMRSTTNILIINLAVADLLFVIFCIPFTATDFVLPYWPFGNIWCKMVQYLIIVTAYASVYTLVLMSLD